The genomic window GCACAGCTCGTCCTTGAAATGATCAAGCCCATAAAGTGAGGTGGACGCTATGAGCAGATACAAGAGCGAACAGACCGCATACAGCCCACTGAAAAAGAAATACGTTCCGCTGTGGAAACTGGACACCAACAACGTGACTGTCACCCACTTCAATGCCGATACACAGACCGAGCAGAGCAAGACGTACAACACCGACTTCATCAGGTATCATCTTCATTTCTCTGACAGCCATTGCCCCGACAGGCTTCGCAGGCTCGTCAGCGAGGGGAAGATTATTCAGTACCTTGATGATCTGGAACGGAAAGTCAGCGATGCTATCTCCCGACAGGTGGAACTTTGTAAGCAGACTGATAGTTGCTATCAGAAAGCTGTCCTCAGTTGTGATGCTGAGAAAATGCTCGGTCTGGAGAACTGCTTCGTCTATATGGCAAGAGAAATCATCTTTGAATGTATGGTTTATATTTGAAATCAGACGGCTGTGCCTTCAGGTGCAGCCGTTTATTATACCATCATTTTGCGAATATCATAAACAAATTGCTTTTGAAAATAGAAGGCGTGATTTTTGTTTGATACATATCTATCATATACATCTGAGTAAATAGGGTGATAGTTACCATTTCTATCACGCGCATCCTTACTTCTAACTTGAATATGTATACCATTTGATGTATGGATAAATCCATCAGGGCTATTCTCAATATGGTTTCTAAGTTGTTGGCATATAGAGTAATAGTCGGCACGCCATATATCTTTTAGAGTTGCAAATTTACGAAGTGATAAATCAATATGAATGCTTGGTAAAAACATCCAGTCTTCTGGACGTCCATCTTTACATACTGGAACATACAGTATATTGCTTATTTTTTCAAATAGATGAGTTTCTTC from Ruminococcus sp. NK3A76 includes these protein-coding regions:
- a CDS encoding MutH/Sau3AI family endonuclease; translated protein: MYLDEACVRFNRIAGIKFGELFSPDDMNMIIVNKGKTGQLLELALGLHLSSSNMDFDDGELKTNKCDSRGNPKETVFITQISSIIDELIEERTFEETHLFEKISNILYVPVCKDGRPEDWMFLPSIHIDLSLRKFATLKDIWRADYYSICQQLRNHIENSPDGFIHTSNGIHIQVRSKDARDRNGNYHPIYSDVYDRYVSNKNHAFYFQKQFVYDIRKMMV